Proteins co-encoded in one Panulirus ornatus isolate Po-2019 chromosome 56, ASM3632096v1, whole genome shotgun sequence genomic window:
- the APC10 gene encoding anaphase-promoting complex subunit 10 has translation MISLNNSVRVSGEEPDPAREERSGRVREVGSQAVWSLSSCKPGFGVEQLRDDCLDTYWQSDGPQPHLVNIQFRRKTTIQDVWIYADYKADESYTPSRISIRCGTHFNDLQEIEVVDLHEPTGWLLIPLKDIHDRPIRTYMVQIAVLSNHQNGRDTHMRQIKIHSPVEDKAVAVESVGAFTSSAFKRYSCIR, from the exons ATGATATCACTGAACAATTCTGTTCGTGTTTCTGGAGAGGAACCAGACCCAGCACGTGAAGAAAGATCTGGTCGTGTTCGTGAAGTTGGTAGTCAGGCAGTTTGGTCATTATCTTCTTGTAAACCAG gttTTGGTGTGGAGCAGTTACGTGATGATTGCCTAGATACATACTGGCAGTCAGACGGTCCTCAGCCACACCTAGTCAACATACAGTTTCGTCGAAAAACAACCATCCAGGATGTTTGGATATATGCAGACTATAAAGCTGATGAAAGCTATACTCCCAGTAG AATTTCCATTCGTTGTGGAACTCACTTTAATGATCTTCAAGAAATTGAAGTGGTAGATTTACATGAACCAACAGGGTGGCTCCTTATTCCTCTGAAGGACATACACGATCGACCCATCCGTACTTATATGGTCCAAATTGCAGTATTATCAAACCATCAGAATGGAAGAGATACACATATGAGGCAAATAAAGATTCATTCCCCAGTTGAAGATAAGGCTGTTGCTGTAGAGAGTGTTGGTGCATTTACATCATCTGCATTCAAACGATATAGCTGTATTAGATGA